The Herbaspirillum sp. RTI4 genome has a segment encoding these proteins:
- a CDS encoding Tex family protein, with the protein MLPSIEQRLALELVAKPAQVAAAIALLDEGATVPFIARYRKEATGGLDDIQLRLLEERLRYLRELEDRRGAIIAAIEEQGKMTPVLLDAIVHAEDKTRLEDLYLPYKLKRRTKAQIAAEAGLTELADALLNDPQKNPEEEAALYLKPAFTTDSGDNPGVADTKAALDGARQILMERFAEDAALLQSLRTYLTEHAVVESKVVAGKEDAGEKFADYFDYSETIGTIPSHRALALFRGRREEMLNVVLRLDTEEEKPKWDAPHNPCEARIASRFKVVNQGRPADKWLSDTVRWSWRVKIFMHLETELTTALRERSEAEAINVFALNLKALLLAAPAGPRATMGLDPGLRTGVKVAIVDATGKVVDTATIYPHQPRNDWDGSLHTLAQLAQKHAVSLISIGNGTASRETDKLALDLIKMRPELKLIKIVVSEAGASVYSASEFASRELPDMDVSIRGAVSIARRLQDPLAELVKIDPKSIGVGQYQHDVGQSQLARSLDAVVEDCVNAVGVDVNTASAPLLARVSGLSAGVAQSIVTYRDMQGMFASRAALRAVPRLGDKTFEQAAGFLRVMNGDNPLDASAVHPESYPLVQKILDDIKKDVKSVIGDAGLLKALNPAKYADERFGVPTITDILKELEKPGRDPRPEFSTATFKEGVEEIRDLRPDMILEGVVTNVAAFGAFVDIGVHQDGLVHISALSNTFVKDPHSVVKAGQVVKVKVLEIDEKRKRIALTMRLSDSAPVPGAKPEQRADRNDSRRMAQHQQQQPRQSQSDGNSAMAAAFAKLKS; encoded by the coding sequence ATGCTGCCTTCGATAGAACAACGCCTCGCCCTGGAACTGGTCGCCAAACCGGCGCAAGTGGCTGCTGCCATTGCCTTGCTGGATGAGGGCGCAACGGTTCCTTTTATTGCCCGTTACCGTAAAGAGGCCACCGGCGGTCTCGATGATATTCAGCTGCGCCTGCTGGAAGAGCGTTTGCGCTACCTGCGCGAACTGGAAGACCGACGTGGCGCGATCATCGCCGCCATCGAAGAACAGGGCAAGATGACCCCCGTATTGCTCGATGCCATCGTGCATGCCGAAGACAAAACCCGGCTTGAAGATTTGTATCTGCCGTACAAACTCAAGCGCCGTACCAAAGCCCAGATCGCCGCCGAAGCCGGGCTGACCGAGCTGGCCGATGCGCTGCTCAACGATCCGCAAAAAAATCCCGAAGAAGAAGCTGCGCTGTACTTGAAGCCAGCGTTCACCACCGACAGCGGCGATAATCCCGGCGTGGCCGATACCAAGGCCGCACTCGATGGCGCACGCCAGATTCTGATGGAGCGTTTCGCTGAAGACGCCGCGCTGCTGCAAAGTCTGCGTACTTACCTGACGGAACATGCGGTGGTCGAATCTAAAGTGGTAGCGGGCAAGGAAGATGCGGGTGAGAAATTCGCCGATTATTTCGATTACTCCGAAACCATAGGCACCATCCCTTCGCACCGTGCGCTGGCGCTGTTTCGCGGTCGCCGTGAAGAAATGCTGAATGTGGTCTTGCGTCTGGACACCGAAGAAGAAAAGCCGAAGTGGGATGCGCCGCACAATCCTTGCGAAGCGCGCATTGCATCGCGCTTCAAGGTGGTCAATCAGGGTCGTCCGGCTGACAAGTGGCTGAGCGACACAGTGCGCTGGTCGTGGCGCGTGAAAATTTTCATGCATCTGGAAACCGAACTCACCACCGCGTTGCGCGAACGTTCCGAAGCCGAGGCAATCAATGTGTTTGCCTTGAATCTGAAAGCGCTGCTGCTGGCTGCGCCAGCCGGTCCGCGCGCGACCATGGGGCTCGATCCCGGACTGCGCACCGGCGTCAAGGTGGCGATTGTGGATGCCACCGGCAAGGTGGTCGATACCGCCACTATCTATCCGCATCAGCCGCGTAACGATTGGGATGGCTCACTGCATACCTTGGCGCAACTGGCGCAGAAACATGCGGTCTCGCTGATTTCGATTGGCAATGGCACGGCTTCGCGTGAAACCGACAAGCTGGCGCTGGATTTGATCAAGATGCGTCCTGAGTTGAAGCTGATTAAGATCGTTGTGTCTGAAGCCGGTGCTTCGGTGTATTCGGCTTCCGAATTCGCTTCGCGTGAATTGCCGGACATGGACGTGTCGATTCGCGGTGCGGTGTCGATTGCACGTCGTTTGCAAGACCCGCTGGCGGAGCTGGTGAAGATCGACCCTAAGTCGATTGGCGTCGGCCAGTATCAGCATGATGTCGGTCAGTCGCAACTGGCGCGTTCGCTCGACGCTGTGGTGGAGGATTGCGTTAATGCTGTCGGCGTTGATGTGAATACGGCTTCTGCGCCTTTGCTGGCGCGGGTTTCTGGTTTGAGCGCGGGTGTGGCGCAAAGCATCGTGACGTATCGCGACATGCAGGGAATGTTTGCCTCACGCGCCGCGTTGCGCGCCGTGCCGCGTCTGGGCGATAAAACCTTTGAGCAAGCCGCCGGATTTTTGCGCGTGATGAATGGCGACAATCCGCTCGACGCTTCCGCCGTGCATCCCGAATCGTATCCGCTGGTGCAAAAGATTCTCGATGATATCAAGAAGGATGTGAAAAGCGTGATCGGCGACGCCGGTTTGCTCAAGGCGCTGAATCCAGCGAAATATGCGGATGAGCGTTTCGGTGTGCCGACCATCACCGACATTCTGAAAGAACTGGAAAAACCGGGGCGCGATCCGCGTCCTGAATTCAGCACTGCCACGTTCAAGGAAGGCGTCGAGGAAATCCGTGATCTGCGTCCCGACATGATTCTGGAAGGGGTGGTGACTAACGTCGCCGCTTTCGGCGCGTTTGTTGACATCGGCGTGCATCAGGATGGACTGGTGCATATCTCGGCCTTGTCGAATACCTTCGTCAAAGACCCGCATTCCGTGGTCAAGGCCGGACAGGTGGTCAAAGTGAAAGTGCTGGAAATCGATGAGAAGCGCAAGCGCATTGCGCTGACCATGCGTCTGAGCGACTCCGCGCCGGTGCCGGGGGCCAAGCCCGAGCAGCGCGCTGATCGCAACGATTCACGCCGCATGGCGCAGCATCAACAGCAGCAGCCGCGCCAGTCGCAGTCGGATGGCAATAGTGCGATGGCGGCGGCGTTCGCCAAGCTCAAGTCCTGA
- the pth gene encoding aminoacyl-tRNA hydrolase encodes MSIRLIVGLGNPGPDYEQTRHNAGFWLVDQLTRQALARETRFNGLAGKVRIAGEEVWLLQPQTFMNRSGQSVGALARFYKIAPEEVLVVHDELDLAPGVARLKQGGSSGGHNGLKDITAALGTQDYWRLRIGIGHPRVLGLQQDVADFVLHRPRKEEQIAIDEAIACGVEIVPMLCEGKFDAAVMRLHTAAK; translated from the coding sequence ATGTCCATCCGCTTAATCGTCGGCCTCGGCAATCCCGGCCCCGACTACGAACAAACCCGCCACAACGCGGGTTTCTGGCTGGTCGATCAATTAACGCGCCAGGCTCTGGCGCGCGAAACCCGTTTCAATGGACTGGCGGGCAAGGTGCGCATTGCGGGAGAGGAAGTGTGGCTGCTACAGCCGCAGACCTTCATGAATCGTTCCGGACAATCCGTCGGCGCGCTGGCGCGGTTTTACAAGATCGCACCGGAAGAAGTGCTGGTCGTGCATGACGAACTGGATCTGGCTCCCGGCGTGGCGCGCCTCAAGCAAGGCGGTTCTTCGGGGGGACATAATGGCTTGAAAGACATCACCGCCGCGCTAGGCACGCAGGATTACTGGCGCTTGCGGATAGGCATCGGTCATCCGCGTGTGCTGGGATTGCAGCAGGATGTGGCCGATTTTGTGCTACACCGGCCGCGCAAAGAAGAACAGATAGCGATCGATGAAGCCATCGCCTGCGGCGTAGAGATCGTGCCGATGTTGTGCGAAGGGAAATTTGACGCCGCCGTGATGCGCCTGCATACAGCGGCAAAATAA
- a CDS encoding DsbC family protein: MKIISTLFGLACFFATTLAAAQTTEANIKKLIEPRLGKGAQVQSVLKTPYSGLYEVQIDGDVIYTDVNARYLFIGRVVDAQSYRDFTKERVEAITKVKFSDLPLDQAIKIVKGNGKRVIAVFEDPNCMYCKRFHKSLEDVDNITIYSFQYNILSPDSIEKSRNVWCSSNPAKAWSEVMSDGKAPPAAAAGCVAPHEKVLALGQKLKITGTPTIFFADGTRIPGAIDAKGLEQKLSTVK; this comes from the coding sequence ATGAAAATTATTTCCACCCTGTTCGGGTTGGCTTGCTTTTTTGCAACGACGTTGGCGGCGGCACAGACGACAGAAGCCAATATCAAGAAACTGATCGAACCGCGCCTGGGCAAAGGCGCTCAGGTGCAATCCGTGTTGAAAACGCCGTATTCCGGGCTGTATGAAGTGCAGATTGATGGCGACGTGATTTATACCGACGTCAACGCCCGCTACCTGTTTATCGGCCGCGTGGTCGATGCACAGAGCTACCGCGATTTCACCAAGGAGCGGGTGGAAGCTATTACCAAGGTCAAGTTCTCCGACCTGCCGCTGGATCAGGCGATCAAGATCGTCAAGGGCAACGGCAAGCGCGTGATTGCGGTTTTTGAAGATCCGAATTGCATGTATTGCAAGCGCTTCCACAAGTCGCTGGAGGACGTCGATAACATCACGATCTATAGTTTCCAGTACAACATTCTGTCGCCGGATTCGATTGAGAAATCGCGCAATGTCTGGTGTTCGTCCAATCCTGCCAAGGCATGGTCGGAAGTGATGTCGGACGGCAAGGCACCGCCGGCTGCCGCAGCAGGCTGCGTTGCGCCTCACGAAAAAGTGCTGGCGCTGGGTCAGAAGCTGAAAATCACCGGCACGCCGACGATCTTCTTTGCCGACGGCACACGCATTCCCGGCGCGATTGATGCCAAGGGATTAGAGCAAAAATTGTCTACAGTGAAATAA
- a CDS encoding FAD-dependent monooxygenase, which produces MNQPISTSPSSLSAASALSQQRKQVVIVGDGVIGKTAALGLAQAGVPVVLLTPKRNRPAAQLEEWDARVYALNQGARDLLSSIKVWDALDASRVAAVEEMVVKGDTTPAAARLSFDAYTARVGALAWIVEDANLHRALDAALQFAPNIERIAGNAVQLTVTDAGAQLQLDSGVTLSAELVVGADGGQSWVRGQCDIGLDYRSYGQRAVVCNFDCEHAHQGVAQQWFTAEQGIVALLPLAGRRVSLVWSAPLALAETLMAGTVQELAEQLAPFAGERLGRLTPLPPETARAFPLTLIKPHAIVAPRVALIGDAAHVVHPMAGHGMNLGFGDAAALIAILGAREGARDCGDARLLRRYARARKEEILLMQLTTDGLARLFENDIEPLRLLRNAGMHLVDRLPGLKQRLMAHALGR; this is translated from the coding sequence ATGAATCAGCCCATTTCTACCTCCCCCTCGTCTCTTTCCGCCGCATCGGCGCTTTCTCAACAACGCAAGCAAGTCGTGATCGTCGGCGACGGTGTGATCGGTAAGACGGCTGCGCTGGGGCTGGCGCAGGCTGGCGTGCCGGTGGTACTACTCACGCCCAAGCGCAATCGCCCCGCCGCGCAGCTTGAAGAGTGGGATGCGCGGGTCTATGCGCTCAATCAGGGTGCGCGCGATTTGCTGTCTTCCATCAAGGTGTGGGATGCGCTCGATGCCAGCCGCGTGGCAGCCGTCGAAGAAATGGTGGTCAAGGGTGATACCACTCCTGCCGCCGCGCGTCTGTCTTTCGATGCCTACACGGCACGGGTCGGCGCGCTGGCCTGGATTGTCGAGGATGCTAATCTGCACCGCGCACTCGATGCCGCCTTGCAGTTCGCACCTAATATAGAACGTATCGCCGGCAATGCCGTGCAACTGACGGTCACCGATGCGGGCGCGCAATTGCAGCTCGATAGTGGCGTGACGCTGTCCGCGGAACTGGTCGTCGGTGCCGATGGCGGGCAGTCCTGGGTGCGCGGGCAGTGCGATATCGGACTCGATTACCGTTCGTACGGACAGCGTGCGGTGGTCTGCAATTTCGACTGCGAACACGCGCATCAGGGCGTGGCGCAGCAATGGTTTACGGCAGAGCAAGGGATTGTGGCCTTGTTGCCGCTGGCGGGTCGGCGCGTGTCGCTGGTCTGGTCTGCGCCGCTGGCACTGGCAGAGACGCTGATGGCCGGTACGGTGCAAGAACTGGCGGAGCAGCTGGCTCCGTTCGCGGGTGAAAGACTGGGTCGGCTGACACCGCTGCCGCCAGAAACAGCGCGGGCGTTTCCGCTGACGCTGATCAAGCCGCACGCCATCGTCGCGCCGCGCGTGGCGCTGATCGGCGATGCCGCGCATGTGGTGCATCCGATGGCAGGCCACGGCATGAACCTGGGGTTTGGCGATGCGGCGGCGTTGATCGCCATTCTTGGTGCGCGTGAAGGCGCACGCGATTGCGGTGATGCCCGTTTGCTGCGCCGCTACGCTCGCGCACGCAAGGAAGAAATTCTGCTGATGCAGCTGACCACCGACGGTCTGGCGCGTTTGTTCGAGAACGATATCGAACCTCTGCGCTTATTGCGCAACGCCGGCATGCATCTGGTCGACCGTTTGCCCGGTTTAAAGCAGCGCCTGATGGCGCATGCGCTGGGCAGGTAA
- a CDS encoding HNH endonuclease encodes MQISNEKVIARFQIGKRYDRKKDIHHQFGGSSQSGIAPSNVVDAIFLFSGDSGEKYGYNDGDEFDEYLGNVFSYTGEGQDGDMVFTRGNRAILEHSQRGRALHLFRSMGKSKGQKYAGEFVYASHRFEQGHDKSGAQRQLIIFQLIPVENAALIEIAESIDGVAESPIPKDLTEARNLAIDAASASEGATPQSALRTLYKRSKAVKDYVLMRAAGICEACMKPAPFIRSNGTPYLEPHHTTRISDGGPDHPRYVGAICPACHREIHYGMDGAAKNLVLQKHVLKLEAML; translated from the coding sequence GTGCAAATTTCAAATGAAAAAGTTATTGCGCGTTTCCAAATTGGAAAGCGATACGATCGAAAAAAAGATATCCATCATCAGTTTGGCGGAAGTTCACAAAGTGGGATAGCACCGTCTAATGTAGTTGATGCCATTTTTTTATTTTCCGGGGATAGCGGTGAAAAATATGGCTATAACGATGGCGATGAATTTGATGAGTATTTAGGAAACGTCTTTTCTTATACTGGAGAGGGGCAAGACGGTGACATGGTTTTTACTCGGGGCAATCGCGCGATTCTTGAGCATAGTCAGCGCGGGCGAGCGCTACATCTTTTCCGATCAATGGGGAAAAGTAAGGGGCAAAAATATGCGGGTGAATTCGTGTACGCCAGCCATCGCTTTGAGCAAGGCCATGATAAAAGCGGAGCGCAGCGTCAGTTAATAATATTTCAACTAATTCCAGTAGAAAATGCAGCACTTATTGAAATAGCTGAATCTATAGATGGCGTCGCTGAATCGCCAATTCCGAAGGACCTCACTGAAGCAAGAAATCTAGCGATTGACGCGGCATCAGCGTCAGAAGGAGCAACGCCGCAATCAGCGTTACGTACGCTTTACAAGCGAAGCAAAGCGGTAAAAGATTATGTACTGATGCGAGCCGCAGGAATTTGTGAAGCATGTATGAAGCCGGCCCCATTCATACGTTCAAATGGGACTCCTTATTTGGAACCGCATCACACAACCCGGATTTCGGATGGCGGACCGGATCACCCGCGCTATGTAGGCGCTATTTGTCCAGCATGTCATCGGGAAATTCATTATGGGATGGATGGTGCTGCTAAAAATTTAGTGCTTCAAAAGCACGTTCTTAAATTAGAAGCGATGCTGTAA
- a CDS encoding PLP-dependent aminotransferase family protein has product MQDENLPIWLPRLAAHGEPRFLQIADALQKAVVEGSLKPGDRLPPQRQLAAQLDVDLTTITRAYDEARRRNLLEGRGARGTYVAAPKVELTSILDLSMNTPPPPDGVDFDDMLQQGLSQVLMRADNELLMTYHLAGGSDSDRKAGAKWLEPMFGYVDFRQLVVCPGAQAAIAALILALTEPGDVILAEPMSYPGLRTAATQFGRHIIAVEADEHGMVPELLEEACRQHKPVLVYLNPTLQNPTAITIPEHRRKKLASIAKRCNVRIVEDDPYWLLADAPPPPIAASAPEQVYYISTLSKCLTPGLRIAFVLIRDPRERERFLVALRSFALMVAPLTAALATQWILDGSADRLMKGVRKEARLRHWMARDILAGRYSGSGDGLHVWLELPAYWNSAQLARAADSEGIAVTPAAAFATGSGSVNAIRISLGSIKDRGRLHAGLQRLSDLLAQRPESFSAAVV; this is encoded by the coding sequence ATGCAAGATGAAAATTTGCCAATCTGGTTGCCGCGATTGGCCGCGCACGGCGAGCCACGTTTTTTGCAGATTGCGGATGCATTGCAGAAGGCGGTCGTAGAAGGATCGCTGAAACCGGGTGACCGTCTACCACCGCAGCGCCAGTTGGCAGCACAGCTGGACGTCGACCTGACGACGATCACGCGCGCCTACGACGAAGCCAGACGCCGCAATTTGCTGGAGGGCCGTGGCGCTCGAGGCACTTATGTCGCGGCGCCGAAAGTCGAATTGACCTCGATCCTCGACCTGAGCATGAATACCCCGCCACCGCCGGATGGCGTGGACTTCGACGACATGTTGCAACAAGGTTTATCTCAAGTACTGATGAGGGCAGACAATGAATTGCTGATGACTTACCACTTGGCCGGGGGAAGCGACTCCGACCGCAAGGCTGGCGCCAAATGGCTAGAACCGATGTTTGGGTATGTGGATTTTCGCCAGCTTGTTGTCTGTCCCGGTGCGCAAGCGGCGATCGCCGCATTGATCCTTGCGCTGACGGAGCCTGGCGATGTCATTCTGGCAGAACCGATGAGTTATCCCGGCTTGCGTACCGCAGCGACCCAATTCGGCCGGCACATCATTGCGGTAGAAGCAGACGAGCACGGAATGGTGCCTGAGTTGCTTGAAGAAGCGTGCCGCCAGCACAAGCCTGTGCTGGTCTACCTCAATCCGACATTACAGAACCCGACCGCCATCACCATTCCAGAACACCGACGCAAGAAGCTCGCCAGCATCGCGAAGCGCTGCAATGTACGCATCGTCGAGGACGATCCCTACTGGCTCCTTGCCGATGCCCCGCCACCACCTATTGCCGCGTCTGCTCCAGAACAGGTGTACTACATCTCAACCCTGTCGAAATGCCTGACCCCCGGCCTGCGTATCGCCTTCGTGCTCATACGCGACCCGCGCGAACGCGAACGCTTCCTGGTCGCGCTAAGATCATTTGCGCTGATGGTCGCCCCTCTGACGGCCGCACTGGCCACTCAATGGATCCTCGATGGTTCAGCTGACAGATTGATGAAAGGCGTACGCAAGGAGGCGCGCCTGCGTCACTGGATGGCCAGGGATATTCTGGCAGGCCGCTACAGCGGCAGCGGAGACGGCCTGCATGTGTGGCTCGAGTTGCCGGCGTATTGGAACTCCGCACAGCTTGCGCGTGCAGCCGACAGCGAGGGCATCGCAGTCACGCCGGCGGCGGCATTCGCCACTGGCAGCGGATCAGTGAATGCAATTCGGATCTCTTTGGGTAGCATCAAGGACCGTGGACGCTTACATGCGGGTCTTCAACGGCTGTCTGATCTGCTTGCGCAGCGGCCCGAGTCGTTCAGCGCGGCTGTAGTTTAA
- a CDS encoding DUF779 domain-containing protein — protein sequence MVDKVIATPAALELVAFLKQKHGDMMFHQSGGCCDNSAANCYLPGEITMGAGDVYLGDIGGCPFYIGRAQYEYWKHTQLIIDVIEGSGGTFSLEGPEGKAFHTRSRVFTEAEMVEVLREGEAVRS from the coding sequence ATGGTCGATAAAGTCATTGCCACGCCGGCCGCGCTGGAACTGGTGGCCTTCCTGAAACAAAAACACGGCGACATGATGTTCCATCAATCGGGCGGATGCTGCGACAACAGCGCCGCCAATTGTTATTTGCCCGGTGAGATCACGATGGGCGCCGGTGACGTCTATCTGGGCGACATCGGCGGCTGCCCGTTCTACATCGGCCGCGCTCAGTATGAATACTGGAAGCACACGCAACTGATCATCGACGTGATTGAAGGAAGCGGTGGTACTTTCTCGCTGGAAGGGCCGGAAGGCAAGGCCTTCCATACGCGTTCGCGGGTGTTTACGGAGGCGGAGATGGTGGAGGTTTTGCGGGAGGGGGAAGCGGTTCGGAGCTAA
- the adh gene encoding aldehyde dehydrogenase, whose product MLYASPGTAGAKIVFKAQYNNFIGGAWVAPVKGQYFDVITPTSGKVFTKAARSTAEDVELALDAAHAAADAWGRTSPADRANVLLKIADRLEANLELLAYVETVDNGKPIRETLNADIPLAIDHFRYFAGCVRAQEGALSDIDGDTVAYHFHEPLGVVGQIIPWNFPILMATWKLAPAIGAGNCVVLKPAESTPISILIMMELIADLLPPGLINIVNGYGREAGLPLATSKRIAKIAFTGSTTTGRVIAQAAANNLIPATLELGGKSPNVFFADIMDKDDSFLDKAIEGLVLFAFNQGEVCTSPTRALIQESIYDKFMERVLKRVAAIKQGNPLDTDTMMGAQASKEQLTKILSYLDLGKQEGAELLIGGAQAHLEGELAGGYYVQPTLFKGHNKMRIFQEEIFGPVLAVTTFKDEAEALAIANDTLYGLGAGVWSRNGNVAYRMGRAIKAGRVWTNCYHAYPAHAAFGGYKESGIGRETHKVMLDHYQQTKNLLVSYSEKKLGFF is encoded by the coding sequence ATGCTCTACGCATCCCCCGGCACCGCTGGCGCCAAAATCGTTTTTAAAGCGCAATACAATAATTTCATCGGCGGCGCATGGGTTGCTCCGGTGAAGGGACAATACTTTGATGTCATCACGCCCACCAGCGGCAAAGTGTTCACCAAGGCCGCACGTTCGACTGCGGAAGATGTAGAGCTGGCGCTGGACGCTGCTCATGCCGCTGCCGATGCATGGGGCCGCACCTCTCCTGCCGACCGCGCCAACGTGCTGCTCAAGATCGCAGATCGCCTCGAAGCCAATCTGGAATTACTGGCTTATGTCGAAACCGTGGACAACGGCAAGCCTATCCGCGAAACACTGAATGCCGATATCCCGCTGGCCATCGATCACTTCCGTTACTTTGCCGGCTGCGTGCGCGCGCAAGAAGGTGCGCTCAGCGATATCGACGGCGATACCGTGGCCTATCATTTTCATGAACCGCTGGGCGTGGTCGGACAGATCATTCCCTGGAATTTCCCTATCCTGATGGCGACCTGGAAACTGGCACCCGCAATCGGTGCGGGTAATTGCGTGGTGCTCAAACCAGCGGAATCGACACCGATCAGCATTCTGATCATGATGGAACTGATTGCCGATCTGCTGCCGCCGGGCTTGATCAACATCGTCAACGGTTACGGTCGCGAAGCCGGTTTGCCGCTGGCGACCAGCAAGCGTATCGCCAAGATTGCTTTCACCGGATCGACCACCACTGGCCGCGTAATCGCACAAGCTGCCGCCAACAACCTGATTCCGGCCACGCTGGAACTGGGTGGTAAATCGCCGAACGTGTTCTTCGCCGACATCATGGACAAGGACGACAGCTTCCTCGACAAAGCCATCGAAGGACTGGTGTTGTTTGCTTTCAATCAGGGCGAAGTGTGCACCAGCCCGACGCGTGCGCTGATCCAGGAGTCGATCTACGACAAGTTCATGGAGCGTGTGCTCAAGCGCGTTGCCGCCATCAAGCAAGGCAACCCGCTGGATACCGACACCATGATGGGCGCGCAGGCCTCCAAAGAACAGCTGACCAAGATTCTGTCTTACCTCGATCTGGGCAAGCAGGAAGGCGCAGAACTGCTGATCGGCGGCGCACAAGCGCATCTGGAAGGCGAGCTGGCAGGCGGCTATTACGTTCAACCGACCCTGTTCAAGGGCCACAACAAGATGCGCATTTTCCAGGAAGAGATTTTTGGACCCGTGCTGGCCGTCACCACCTTCAAGGATGAAGCAGAAGCGCTGGCCATCGCCAACGACACGCTGTACGGACTGGGCGCAGGCGTCTGGAGCCGCAACGGCAATGTCGCTTATCGCATGGGTCGCGCCATCAAGGCAGGGCGCGTGTGGACTAACTGCTACCACGCCTATCCGGCGCATGCAGCGTTCGGCGGCTACAAGGAATCCGGCATCGGCCGCGAAACGCACAAGGTCATGCTCGATCATTATCAGCAAACTAAAAATCTGCTGGTCAGCTACAGCGAGAAAAAACTGGGCTTTTTCTAA